The following proteins are co-located in the Pontiella agarivorans genome:
- a CDS encoding Fur family transcriptional regulator — MNKSVMVNKAKEYSDMEQEIRVLLHQKGLRVTAPCLAVLKILAGAKVPLSHTEVLEGMGEDDCDQATVYRNLIKLRDAGLARVVSQADGVDRYAFVMPGNEGHAHPHFYCTACEQILCLPPKMQSLLHIEGPWHEAVQQAVWDLRGTCPMCREKKEAS; from the coding sequence ATGAATAAGAGCGTCATGGTGAATAAAGCGAAAGAATACAGTGATATGGAGCAGGAGATTCGCGTCTTACTGCATCAAAAAGGTTTGCGGGTGACCGCGCCATGCCTTGCCGTCCTGAAGATCCTGGCGGGAGCGAAGGTTCCGCTTTCGCATACGGAGGTGTTGGAAGGGATGGGGGAGGATGATTGTGATCAGGCCACAGTATACCGCAATCTCATTAAACTGCGGGATGCGGGGCTTGCCCGTGTGGTCAGCCAGGCGGATGGCGTCGACCGCTATGCCTTTGTCATGCCGGGAAACGAAGGGCATGCTCATCCTCATTTCTACTGTACAGCGTGTGAACAGATTCTGTGTCTGCCCCCTAAAATGCAATCGCTCCTGCATATCGAAGGTCCCTGGCATGAAGCGGTGCAGCAAGCGGTATGGGATCTGCGCGGAACGTGCCCGATGTGCCGGGAAAAGAAAGAGGCCTCATAA
- a CDS encoding GTP-binding protein, producing MTTPNTIDKRLPVTVLSGFLGAGKTTLLHHILANQEEKRVAVIVNDMSDVNIDALATRTSGITMKRAEEKLVEMSNGCICCTLRDDLLEEVSTLAREQKYDYLLIESSGISEPLPVAQTFSFMDEAGNSLQDWARLDTMVTVVDAVHFLEQYSGTAVLSDLDMAVSEEDERGLADLFIEQVEFADVILVNKADCVSSTKLNVVVNAVKTLNPGAEVLSSINGNVPLNKLMGTGRFDLEKASRSAAWIRELAEEHTPETEEYGIGNFAFRHRTPFHPQRIWNFLHAEWPGLLRSKGYFWIASRPSIAAEWSQAGGMAQYRPVGYWWAAVPESSWPDDPESKNWINSQMEGHWGDRRQELVFIGQKLPREEMEEALHAALLTPDELEAGLQSWPDTLPDPFPSWMESPEKAEV from the coding sequence ATGACAACCCCGAACACCATCGACAAACGACTGCCGGTAACCGTTCTATCAGGCTTTCTCGGAGCCGGAAAGACCACACTGCTGCATCATATTCTGGCCAATCAGGAGGAAAAACGGGTGGCGGTGATCGTTAACGACATGAGCGATGTGAACATTGACGCCTTAGCAACCCGTACCAGCGGAATTACCATGAAACGGGCGGAGGAAAAGCTGGTGGAAATGTCCAACGGCTGTATTTGCTGCACGCTGCGGGACGACCTGCTGGAAGAAGTCTCCACATTGGCCCGCGAACAGAAGTATGACTATCTGCTGATTGAATCATCAGGTATTTCCGAACCCCTTCCCGTTGCACAAACCTTCAGCTTCATGGATGAAGCAGGCAACAGCCTGCAGGATTGGGCCCGTCTGGATACGATGGTCACCGTGGTCGACGCCGTCCACTTTCTGGAACAATACAGCGGAACGGCCGTGCTCAGCGATTTGGACATGGCGGTTTCCGAAGAAGACGAGCGCGGCCTGGCCGACCTGTTTATCGAGCAGGTTGAGTTCGCGGATGTCATCCTCGTGAACAAAGCCGACTGCGTTTCCTCCACAAAACTGAACGTAGTGGTGAATGCCGTAAAAACACTGAATCCCGGAGCAGAAGTGCTTTCATCCATCAACGGAAATGTACCGCTCAACAAGCTGATGGGCACCGGCCGCTTCGATCTGGAAAAGGCTTCGCGATCCGCCGCCTGGATTCGGGAACTGGCCGAAGAGCACACTCCGGAAACCGAAGAATACGGCATTGGCAACTTTGCCTTTCGGCACCGGACCCCCTTCCATCCGCAGCGCATCTGGAATTTTCTTCACGCCGAATGGCCCGGCCTGCTTCGTTCTAAAGGATATTTCTGGATCGCATCCCGGCCGAGTATCGCTGCCGAGTGGTCTCAAGCCGGCGGAATGGCACAATATCGTCCCGTCGGTTACTGGTGGGCAGCGGTGCCCGAAAGCAGCTGGCCGGATGATCCGGAGAGTAAAAACTGGATCAACAGCCAGATGGAAGGCCACTGGGGTGATCGCCGGCAGGAGCTCGTCTTTATCGGTCAGAAACTGCCGCGCGAAGAGATGGAAGAGGCACTGCATGCTGCATTGCTGACACCGGACGAACTGGAAGCGGGGCTGCAATCCTG